A window of the Artemia franciscana chromosome 3, ASM3288406v1, whole genome shotgun sequence genome harbors these coding sequences:
- the LOC136025314 gene encoding ferritin light chain-like, protein MKGLLLILLAAVATASATTCYKQLVNNNKNRKECFSAHRSFNDVNLYHLQNLINEHLEHSLKFTMLASHFNKDIKNRNGFYKYFQGLSDEHWNDALELIDYVTLRGGHLNQITVQFKNGTRRTSDSLSLQNLRLQDERGEKHSLGHALDVTRDLITNIRQLIHKTAAHGTENEDAVLAHFLEEKYTEKYVKKMRELSGFMTVLQSFTTEEEGLALDLFDQYIA, encoded by the exons ATGAAAGGCCTTCTTCTTATCTTACTGGCAGCTGTAGCAACTGCATCAGCAACTACATGCTATAAGCAGCTTgtgaacaacaacaaaaacaggaAAGAATGCTTTTCGGCCCACAGAAGTTTCAATGATGTTaatctttatcatttgcaaaatttgataAATGAACATTTGGAGCACAGCCTGAAATTTACTATGTTG gcaAGTCATTTCAACAAGGATATTAAGAATAGAAATGGGTTCTATAAGTATTTCCAAGGCTTATCCGATGAACATTGGAATGACGCCCTTGAATTGATTGATTATGTCACACTCCGAGGTGGTCATTTGAATCAGATCACTGTTCAGTTTAAAAATGGCACTCGCCGCACTTCAGATAGTCTTTCCCTTCAGAAC CTAAGGCTCCAAGACGAACGTGGAGAGAAGCACTCACTTGGTCATGCCCTTGATGTCACCCGGGACCTAATCACTAATATCCGCCAGCTTATCCACAAGACTGCAGCACATGGAACTGAAAATGAGGATGCCGTG ctTGCACATTTCCTCGAAGAAAAATACACCGAAAAGTATGTCAAGAAGATGCGTGAGCTCTCCGGATTTATGACTGTTCTTCAGTCATTCACCACAGAAGAAGAAGGGCTGGCCCTTGATTTATTCGACCAGTACATTGCTTAA
- the LOC136025315 gene encoding ferritin light chain-like has translation MKGLLLILLAAVATASATTCYKQLVNNNKNRKECFSAHRSFNDVNLYHLQNLINEHLEHSLKFTVLASHFNKDIKNRNGFYKYFQGLSDEHWNDALELIDYVTLRGGHLNQITVQFKNGTRRTSDSLSLQNLRLQDERGEKHSLGHALDVTRDLITNIRQLIHKTAAHGTENEDAVLAHFLEEKYTEKYVKKMRELSGFMTVLQSFTTEEEGLALDLFDQYIA, from the exons ATGAAAGGCCTTCTTCTTATCTTACTGGCAGCTGTAGCAACTGCATCAGCAACTACATGCTATAAGCAGCTTgtgaacaacaacaaaaacaggaAAGAATGCTTTTCGGCCCACAGAAGTTTCAATGATGTTaatctttatcatttgcaaaatttgataAATGAACATTTGGAGCATAGCCTGAAATTTACTGTGTTG gcaAGTCATTTCAACAAGGATATTAAGAATAGAAATGGGTTCTATAAGTATTTCCAAGGCTTATCCGATGAACATTGGAATGACGCCCTTGAATTGATTGATTATGTCACACTCCGAGGTGGTCATTTGAATCAGATCACTGTTCAGTTTAAAAATGGCACTCGCCGCACTTCAGATAGTCTTTCCCTTCAGAAC CTAAGGCTCCAAGACGAACGTGGAGAGAAGCACTCACTTGGTCATGCCCTTGATGTCACCCGGGACCTAATCACTAATATCCGTCAGCTCATCCACAAGACTGCAGCACATGGAACTGAAAATGAGGATGCCGTG ctTGCACATTTCCTCGAAGAAAAATACACCGAAAAGTATGTCAAGAAGATGCGCGAGCTCTCCGGATTTATGACTGTTCTTCAGTCATTCACCACAGAAGAAGAAGGGCTGGCCCTTGATTTATTCGACCAGTACATTGCTTAA